Below is a window of Rattus rattus isolate New Zealand chromosome X, Rrattus_CSIRO_v1, whole genome shotgun sequence DNA.
ttctctctttccttttaactgtatttatgtgtatggatgtcttgcctacatgtatgtatgtgcaccatgtgtgaaactagtgcctgaagaggccagaagacggtgctggatcctctgggactggagttacaggtggttgtgagtgatcctgtgggtgttaggaatcaaacctgggttttctggaagaacagaaagagctTGTAACCCTTAcgtgcttgtaaccactgagcatcAATCAATCCAGTACTCAAAGACCTCTTGCTACCTTTAAATCCTATCTCTACATCCTTAAATGTCTTGCTctaaaaagaatgttaaaaccCTTTATTGTGGTCCTTCCCATTTTATAAACCTGAGCCTATTCTGAACTTTGCCTTTTTGTATTCAATTCCCAGAAGTCTGTGGTGTGTTGGTCTTCATCCTGGGAAGAGTAGGTGTCCTTCTGTACAAATCTAAATTTTCTCTTTGGACTACTCTCCCTcatgaattttctttctcttttggtatCTGACTAGGCTATCACATTATCTTTTCTCTGAAGTCAACCTTAAacccagacacagacatgcatgtatgcacacaattTACCCCATGTGACCATGCTCAGTGTTTGTTGAGGAGAGCCAGACCACAGTCACATTTGTCCAGATTCTTGCCACTCACACCTTACTAACCAGATCTTTACACATTGTCAGCACTAAGTCCAGCCTAGCAACATCATTCATTGTTTCTCCTTAGTACGAGAACTATTAATTATCAGGAAAAGGGTCAGAAATTTAGAAAACATGGACCatgtaaaggtgtttgctgccaagctggATGACCTGACTTTAGTCACTCGGCCCTACCTGGTGGAGAGAACAGACTCTGGCAAGTTGGCCTCTGAGCTCTATACGCATcatggcacacacatgccaaTATGCATGTAATGAATACAGAACTGcaattaaattctgaaaagaacTTATCAGATGCGTTGCTATCTGAATGAACTATCCAGTATGGGTGGTTTATGTCTGTTGTCATAATGTCTTGCCTCTGACAGCTAGCTATATGCAGTACTGTGTATATCTTTCATCTAGCTGAGCTGTGTCTTATCCATATTCACAACTACATTTTCCTATCTCCCTTTTATTCTTTGGTCCTAtttttgtgatgtttttctttgggggtgggagtgtAGGGTCTTCCAGTGTAGCCCATGTTGGCCTGAAATTTACTATGTACCAAAGGCTAGCCTGAAactgcaatcttcctgcctctgacttctgaatACTGAGATTACATGGTATGCTACCATGCCAGGAGTGAAATTcttagtaatttttctttaataatttattttaattttttaaaaaagaatttattttagctGTGTGTGGTCATGCATGCCTTCAATACTAGGACTctagaggcaaagacaggcagatctctgtgagttcaagaccagactggtctacaaagcaagttccaggacagccaagactattacacagagaaacccaaagaaagaaagaaagaaagaaagaaagaaagaaagaaagaaagaaagaaagaaagaaagaaagaaagaaagaaagagagggagggagagagaaagagaggaaggaaggaaggaaaggaaggaaggaaggaaggaaggaaggaaggaaggatttgttttaGCTAGATTCAGTGGTGcatgcttccagaggtcctgagttcaattcctagcaaccatatggtggctcacaaccatctgtaatgggacctgatgccctcttctggtgtgtctgaagacaggtagtgaactcatatacataaaataaataatttttcaaaaaaaaaaagagagtcagttggatctctctgagttcaaggctagcctgatccaATAGTAAGGAGCCTActaacaaaacaagcaaacttgTTTTatgagatagagagatagagagagagacagacagacagacagacagagacagagaaatggacaGAGAGAGTACAATGTGTCTGAAAGTGAACACAGGTACATCTGTGCCATGGTTCATGTGCAGAAGTCAGGATAATTTGGCCGCATCTGTTCTTTTCAACCCCTGCAACATCTTGCTTGTCCTTCTTtagttatttttgagacagggtgtcagcTGGCTTCAGACTTACAGTCctactgcttcagcctccagagtgcccAAGGGCCAGCTTCTTCTTGTGAATGCTTTTCACATTTCAGTCAATAACTTACTGGCAATACTGTCTTGGTAAATCATTGTTCTCATTCACTTCCCTGTGGTATCTCTCATCCCTTTCCTTTACTATGTCAGACAGGAGTTTTCATTCCACAGTGTCTGAACCATGTGTACAATATGGGGTTTTCCTGCTTGCATTaacattttacattcattttattacCTCCATTCTAGGTGTTCGTACAGAGATATCCAAGGCCCTAGGTACTGCTtgagcttcttccttttttttcccttcagaacTAATAGGCAGTGCTttaacttcagttcctgcttctttATTATACTTGTATTTTCCAGAGCTCCCCAAAACACAATAACTACTAATATAGAGTTCCACTATGTCTCTCTGGAGGGTGAGATTTTAATGAACTGACTAAATGTAAATCATCCATATCATCATCATTAATATTATTCGTTATTCTCCTGACCTCTTcatattcctgatttttttcttctgaaagtttttaatttatttactttatttatatgagtacattaccactgtcttcagacacatcagaagaaggtgtcagatctcattgcagatggttgtgatccaccatgtggttgctgggatttgaactcaggacctttggaagagcagtcagtgctcttaaccactgagccatctctccagcccccttgaaaAATTTTAACTTCCAGATTTATAAAAAAATGTTGCAGCAGTTCAATTCCCTATGCTGTagttctgaagacagctacagtatactcacacacataaataaataactcttttttaaaattttggaaaaataGTATAAGGGGGCTAGGAGTATAGTatagcatttgcctagcatgcatgaggccctaagCCAAATTCCCAGTTTTGCAAAAAGGATACATTTAAGAGTGGgttgacggggttggggatttagctcagtggtagagcgcttacctagcaagcgcaaggccctgggtttggtccccagctccgaaaaaaaaaaaaagaaccaaaaaaaaaaaaaaaaaaagtgggttgaCATCCACTGTAATATAAGGAACTCCTAatctcaacagaaacaaaaacacaactaCAAAATAAGCAACAGGCACTCTTGGAGCAGAGTACCACGCAATGGCGGGCACCAGCTTGGTAGCCCGGGAGGTGGTGGTGGATACGCTACCTTACTTTGACCAAGGCTATGAGATGCCTGGCGTGCGGGAAGCAACTgcggccctgttggaggaggaaCGGCAGATGCGTACCTACCACGAAGTACCTGAGCAACCTGACAGGCTCAGATTATTCTGCCTTTGAAACAGACAGAATGAGGAGTGAATTTGAAAGACTGGCTGCTCGACAATCGACTGAATGACTCAGCATGAAACAATATGAACTGCCAGTCCCTTCCTCGGGTCAAAAAAATGACATTACTGCGTGGCAAGACTGTGTAAACAATTCTATGGCCCAGTTGGAGCATCAGGCAGGTCAGACTGAGAATCTGGAGCTGATGTCACGGCATAGATGTAATGCCTGGAAAGTAGAGAACGAACATCTTGTTCATATGATTGAACATGCACAGAAAGAGCTTCAGAAGTTAAGAAAACATATTCAGGATTTACACCGGCAGCGCAAGAACATGCGGCTTACAGCTGGGGCTAAGTTGAGAGAGAATGGAGTCAAATTGGGTGTCGCTGGTGAGTAAGAACTAGGAGATGGAGTGGACTGTTGTACATCTGGAGAATGAAATCTATCAAATTAAGCAGCAGCACGGGGCGGGCGGTGGGGGGAACAAGGAAAACATTTGCCAAGACTTCTGATGCTGTGGGGAGCAAGGAAGAGAAGTGGACTCCACGAGACTCGGCACAGGACTTTCTCAGAGTGACTGTTGGTGATTAAGTGTTTAGAGACCATGGACTATGTAAACTGTTGtattgcttctgtgtgtgtgtgtgtgtgtgtgtgtgtgtgtgtgtgtgtgtgttagcaaaaTAAAGATTGTCAACATGCTGCTAAAAAAAGTAAGCAATAGCAAGGCAGTGTTGGTGggcacatttaatcccagcacttggggttggggatttagctcagtggtagagcgcttgcctaagaagcgcaaggccctgggttcggtccccagctccgaaaaaaaagaaccaaaaaaaaagaaccaatcccagcacttgagagagagGCAgctagatctctgagtctgatctacagagtgagttctagagaGCTAGGGCAACACAGTGAagccctgtttttaaaaaaaggaaagaaaaaaagggaagggaagggaagggaagggaaggaagggaagggaaggggaaggggggaagggggaagggaaggaagggaagggaaggaaggggaaaggggaagggggaaggaagggaaggaagggggaagggaaggggaaaggggggaagggaaggaaggaaggaagggaaggaaggaaggaaggaaggaaggggaaaagggaaggaaggaagggaagggaaggaaggaaggggaaggggaagggaagggaaggaaggaaggggaagggaaggaagggaagggggaaggggaaagggaagggaaggaagggaagggaagggggaaggggggaaggaaggggaaagggaagggaaggaggggaggggaggagagaaaggggaaaggggaaggaaggggaaagggaaggaaggggagggggaggggagagagaaagggaaagggaagggaaggggaaagggaaggggaagggagggagggagggagaaagggggaaagggaagggaaggggaagggaagggaaagggaagggaaagggaaagggaaagggaagggaaagggaagggaagggggggaaggggaagggaaaggggaagggaagggaaggggaaaggggaaggaagggaggagggagaggagagaaagggaaagggaagggaaggggaaagggaagggaagggggggagggagagagagaaagggaaaggggaagggaagggaaagggggaagggaagggagggaggaggaggggggaagaggggagaagagaagggaaggggagggagggaacagagggaaggagggaaggagggaggaggaggggagggggaggaaggaaagactgAGCAATAAACCTATACTTGGTTTTTCCTATACAAGAAGCTATAGCAATAAACCTAACCAGACTTTTCCTAAAAGAAGATTTGTAAATTGGTCAATAATCATGAAAACAAAAGTGTTCCACACCACTAATTATTAAGGTAGTGCAAACTGAAACCAGAGTGAGACAATAATTGCTCTtatcagaaagacaaaagagaacaCACTCTAGTAACACACTGGAGAAAAGGATTCTTGCATGTCATTGGTAAGGATATAAATTAGTAATTCCACCCTGGGAAACTTTGGAGATTCCTCAAAAGATAGATGCATTATATAATTTAGCAATCTCACTAGTAGGTATATATTCAAAAGAAATGCAATTTGGTATGTTGAAGAGACATCTTTCCCATATTCATTTCAATACTATTCATAATATTAATCCTGAGATTCACCAGAGGAAAAAACAATTCCTTCATTTGGAACCAAATCGGAAACAAGTTTTATTAAATACTAAACACTGACCAACAGGTGGGCTTGGACCAGGACCACTCCCTGGAGTTTCCCAGCTGAGTGACCCTGAGACACGTGTTGCAGGCACTTATATAGACAAAACCCATAAGCTACCatactttcccatgaggctttgttattttctaagaactacaactcccagtactccaggaagttacctggtccTTGAGCCGGTAAGACTTACAGATTAATTTCAGGCATTACAACAGTAACCCTTAAGTAGACACAGCCAGTATATCCATTGCCCTGAGACAATGTAGCACAAAGAAAATGTAGCACTTACGCACAATGGAGTGTTGCTAGGGTATCCAAATGGTGAAATCCTGTCATTTGcaataaccaaaaagaaaataaataaaagttttaaaacctctagagatgggggctggagagctggctcagtggttaagagcactgactgctcttccagaggtcctgagttcaaatcccagcaaccacatggtggctcacaaccatctggaatgggatctgatgccctcttctgctgtgcctgaagacagctacagtgtactcacataataataaataaaatctttaaaacccTCTAGAGATGTAGCTCCGTAATAGAATGTTTACCTGCTATCTACAAGGCACAAGCCCCAGCACTATATAAAACGCAAAAactgtgccaagcaaccagagcttccagggactaagccactacctaaagactatacatggactgaccctggactctgacctcataggtagcaatgaatatcctagtaagagcaccagtggaaggggaagccctgggtcctgctaagactgaacccccagtgaactagactggtggggggagggcgacaatgggggaggtggggagggaacacccataaggaagggagggggatgtttgcccggaaaccgggaaagggaataacactcgaaatgtatataagaaatattcaagttaataaaaaaattataaaaaaaacgcaaaaactggagctacagagacCGTTTTAGTAGTTGGGGGACCTGGAACTGCTGCAGAGGGGGCTAGGattggctcccagcatccaccacTTCAGGCGGCTCGCACTGCCTCTAACTTCAATTCCAACTTcaattccaggaaatctgatgtcCTCTGATGAACCCTGTAGGCACCTGCACACCCGCACGCATGTgctgcacataaacacacacaagaacacatacacatggatggatggatggatggatggatggatggatggatggatggatggatgaataatttttaagtccatcacccaggtgtggtggtacttgtctttttgttttgttttttttttttttcttttctttttttttttttggagctggggacctaacccagggccttagcttccctaggcaagcgctctaccactgagctaaatcccaaccccggtaCTTGTCTTTAATCCAGTaattgggaggcaggggcaagctGATCTCCGTGAGTTGCTCTACATGGTAATCACCAGGCCAGCAGTTGCATGGTGAGGCtctgtttcagaaagaaagaaaggaaagaagaaagaaggaaggaagggaacaggaaaagaaaagaagggagagagggaaaagaaaaatataaaatccacATGCTTCAAATAAAATTCACTAATGTCAATTCATCCCTATTTACCAATGATAATGCCGGTTCTTAAAAGACCCTGAAGACTCCCGCAGAAAGTTCTCACAGCTGAAAAAGACTCGCAACAAAGTTTCAGGACACAAAGTCAACAAACAaattgtagcttttttttttttaactcaggaTTGCTTTAGGCATTGGAATCTTGCGGACAcccatatgaattttagaattttttttgctGGTTCTTGACAGAAACACCACATGGATCACGATGCCAGATTTCAAGCTGCAGAGTcattgtaaaaattaattaatcaatcaattaattaataaataaaaaatgtaaaaaccccatggtattggcacaaaaacaggCACATAAACCAATGGAATAGCATAGAGGACcccaaaataaacccacacagctCTAATCAAGTgactttttacaaaaaaaaaatgcagtcctGCAGTCCccctttatgtcaacttgacacaagctggcaTCATCTGAGAAGGAAACCTCAGTTGAAAAAAATGCTTCCACCAGAATGGCCATATGAGTAGGCCTggctcattgtgggtggggccacccctgggctggtgggcaTGGGTGCTgcagaaaagcaggctgagcaagccatgggggaaaaagccagtaagcagctccccTCCAAGGCTTCTGCAACAtctgcctctaggtttctgccctATTTGAGCTCTTGCCTACAGCGTGGACTACaagctataagatgaaataaactcttcctcctcaagttgttttgggtcacagtgctttatcacagaaatagaaggaGCCCTAACTAAAACACCCACTTTGTCTATGTGTGGACGGGCTCACTGGCATTTTACCTTTGGGAATTTTGAAAGTTGGAGACATAGGGTCAGGTGCCTTTATTTTCAACTGTCGCCTTTATTTCTATAACATAAACACTGCttatttaaaaagcagttttGTGATCACATTATCTGCTCCCATCCTGAACATGAGGGAGGACTCCTGATCTTAAGGTTATTTGTAACAGATATTTACTCAGTTCAGGATTCAGGGGCTCAGGGAAAATAGGTCCATTGCCACTACAGTGGAAGTTGAGCCATCTAACAAGGGAAGAGCATTTTACTTGGTGTCTAAAGAGTCGACTGCCAACTGCAATCTTAACCTTTCACAGCTTCTTATCCTTCTAGATGCTCTGTATTTGGCTTCCAGTTAAAATGATTTCCTCACCTTGAGTCCAGTCCTTTGGACTTTCTGAGGCCAGTTCCCTAAGAGATCTTTGGAAGCTATTTGCAAACCAGTCTGGGGCATGCTGACAGGCTCGCGCCCTGCTGGTACCTGAGTTTTCTCTGGCCCTGAAGACAAAGCCTCAAAGTGGTGCCAGGTCTTAGGGTGAAGTTCACAGAACTTGACCCAGAACAACTCAGCAACCAAGATAAATGAACTTCATGTATAAATGCGACGCTTTTGAAACTCAAGCCAATGCAAAAAAAGACTTGGATTGTTAATGTTAGGAACTTTACCAAGACAGGGATCCCATCCTGTATTAGCATGACCTTGATTCATGTGCCTCACTGTAATACCAGTCCTGGTTCTTCAATTAACTTTCTTTGCAAAAATGGGTGAGTGCGGACCTTAAGTATGTTTGAATGAATTTTTTTAGTATACCATTCGATATTTATCTCGATTCCTGAAGTGTGGGGAGATTTTGTCTGTCTGAAGCGTCTTCACCCTAGGCctgggttggtttttttctttttcttctttctgtcttgtcGTTTGGGCACACTACTTCTCTTCACTCTTTTTCCCCATTCCTGACCTTTCTCAGGGTCCAGGTCCCAAGTTGTAGGTAGGTACTCCCTGCGGCCGCCCCTTACTCTAGCCTGATCAGGTGCCAAGGGCAAGCGAGGCTGGGAGGGCAACCTCCCAGGCTCCTCCCGCGTGTCCCGAGCCACTCAGCAGCTCTGCCATTCCGCGCGCCTGTACTGGGCGCCCGCCTCGGCCCGCCCCTTACGCCGGCAGCTCAGCGCCTGGCTGCCACTATATAAGTCGGCCATTTGCTTTGCTCCGCCCCAGAGTCCGGGAGTCAAAGCCGGTTGTCAACCCAGTCCTGTCCTGCAGTCGCCTGcctcttcttttttgctttcaACATGACAGATGCCGCTGTGTCCTTCGCCAAGGACTTCTTGGCTGGTGGAGTGGCCGCGGCCATCTCCAAGACGGCGGTAGCACCCATCGAGCGGGTCAAGCTGCTGCTGCAGGTACGTCTTGGGATCGAGGGGCCCAGGCAGGAAGTAAAGGATCTGCACAGAAAGGGGGTACCCTAGCGGGAAAGTGGAGCTCAGTCTTTAGATTTGGGGCAAGGTGAAGACCGGGCCCAGCCACAGTGTCAGACTGAAAGGTTTCCCGGAGGAAGGTGCCTTTAAGGACCTGGGGTTTGAGTGTCGCAAGTGGTGGGGACCAGAGAGAACTTAGGAGCTTGGGGCCATTCACAGCACAGAGAACTAGGATGGGGCAGCCCGAGAGACTCTGTCTAGCCAGGATTTAGAGTCAAGGGCAATAGGCCTGAAAGCAGGCGCTGGAAAACAGAACACCTGGCCTTACCGAAAACCTCAAGGTCACGGCAAGGAGATTACAGCTTTGGGCAGGCCACGCGGACCGGTTCCGCGGCCACGCAGCCGGCGAACAACGCGGTGTAGGCTTGCCGGCCGGCAGGCCGGAAGTGGACGCCGGGAAGAACATGTGCCGGCTACGTCCGCCCCCGCGCAGCCCCTCGCCAGCCTTCCTGTCGCGCGCTCGTCGCGCACTGCCTCTAGGGGGCGCTCGCGGGCGAGAGTTTAGTCGTCGTCACCACCGCCCCTCCCgacagaagtgggggtggggcggaaAGGGAGCAGCTCAGGAGACTGGAGAAGTTGACTGTGGTCACCAAGGTGACTGTGTCCTATGCGGGTCCCACCCTAATGCCTCTGAACCTGACCTGGAGGGAATGACCTTTCTTCCTGGTCTAAAGGTCATAGGTACACTTGAGGGTGCCCCACTCACAGAGGTGGAGGCTTACTACTTCTGGTGGAGTCGCTCAATTCTTcaacactccccctccccccaatagtGTCAGCAGTTAGAATTGTCCGGCTCATGTGATTCTGAAAGCTAGATTTGGAGAAAGGGGAACCAACCTTAaagattttatgtgtgttcttccctttccccttctctggtTATAACTGTCCCTATTGCCTTCCTGTCCATCAGGTGCAGCACGCCAGCAAGCAAATCACGGCAGATAAGCAATACAAGGGCATCATAGACTGTGGTTCGTATCCCCAAGGAACAGGGAGTCCTGTCCTTCTGGCGTGGTAACCTGGCCAATGTCATCAGATACTTCCCCACCCAGGCTCTCAACTATGTCTTCAAAGATAAATACAAGCAGATCTTTTTGGGTGGTGTGGACAAGAGGACCCAGTTTTGGCGATACTTTGCAGGGAACCTGGCATCAGGTGGTGCTGCTGGGGCCACATCCTTGTGCTTTGTGTACCCTCTTGATTTTGCCCGTACCCATCTAGCAGCTGATGTGGGCAAAGCTGGAGCTGAAAGGGAATTCAAAGGCCTTGGTGACTGCCTGGTTAAGATCTACAAATCTGATGGGATTAAGGGCCTGTACCAAGGCTTTAATGTGTCAGTGCAGGGCATTATCATCTACCGTGCTGCCTACTTCGGTATCTATGACACTGCAAAGGGTAAGTTTGCTATATGCTTAGGAGCAGTGGGAGCTTGGGG
It encodes the following:
- the Slc25a5 gene encoding LOW QUALITY PROTEIN: ADP/ATP translocase 2 (The sequence of the model RefSeq protein was modified relative to this genomic sequence to represent the inferred CDS: inserted 2 bases in 1 codon), giving the protein MTDAAVSFAKDFLAGGVAAAISKTAVAPIERVKLLLQVQHASKQITADKQYKGIIDCXVRIPKEQGVLSFWRGNLANVIRYFPTQALNYVFKDKYKQIFLGGVDKRTQFWRYFAGNLASGGAAGATSLCFVYPLDFARTHLAADVGKAGAEREFKGLGDCLVKIYKSDGIKGLYQGFNVSVQGIIIYRAAYFGIYDTAKGMLPDPKNTHIFISWMIAQSVTAVAGLTSYPFDTVRRRMMMQSGRKGTDIMYTGTLDCWRKIARDEGGKAFFKGAWSNVLRGMGGAFVLVLYDEIKKYT